In one Tachysurus fulvidraco isolate hzauxx_2018 chromosome 16, HZAU_PFXX_2.0, whole genome shotgun sequence genomic region, the following are encoded:
- the tmem165 gene encoding transmembrane protein 165 isoform X1 has product MPPRADFRLYEAKFLLVLLVVSAGRVSGIQEENKLAEVQQPAEKAPTGQPAAPVISPDEPSKGNLGFIHAFVAAISVIIVSELGDKTFFIAAIMAMRYNRLTVLAGAMLALGLMTCLSVLFGYATTIIPRIYTYYISTALFAIFGVRMLREGLRMSADEGQEELEEVQAEIKKKDEELQRYKLANGAPDVEAGSSAAASPQRKWHNFISPIFIQALSLTFLAEWGDRSQLATIVLAAREDPFGVAVGGTLGHCLCTGLAVVGGRMVAQKISVRTVTIIGGIVFLAFAFSALFIKPDTGF; this is encoded by the exons ATGCCTCCCCGGGCCGATTTTCGGCTTTACGAGGCGAAGTTTTTGTTGGTGCTCCTGGTCGTGAGTGCAGGACGAGTCTCTGGGATTCAGGAGGAAAACAAATTAGCTGAAGTGCAGCAGCCCGCTGAG AAAGCTCCAACCGGCCAACCTGCAGCTCCAGTCATCAGTCCAGACGAGCCGAGTAAAGGCAACCTGGGATTTATCCATGCGTTTGTGGCAGCAATTTCGGTCATCATCGTCTCCGAGCTGGGAGATAAGACTTTCTTCATTGCCGCTATCATGGCCATGCGATATAACCGTCTCACTGTTTTAGCAGGGGCCATGCTAGCTCTAGGTCTTATGACCTGCCTGTCAG TACTCTTTGGTTACGCCACCACCATTATCCCTCGGATCTACACTTACTACATCTCCACCGCACTGTTTGCCATCTTTGGTGTAAGGATGCTGAGAGAGGGGCTGAGGATGAGTGCTGATGAAGGCCAGGAGGAGCTTGAAGAGGTACAGGCTGAGATTAAGAAGAAAGATGAGGAG CTTCAGCGTTATAAACTGGCCAACGGGGCTCCCGATGTAGAGGCAGGTTCGTCGGCGGCCGCGTCGCCTCAGAGGAAGTGGCACAATTTTATCTCGCCCATCTTCATCCAggcactctcactcactttcctTGCCGAGTGGGGGGACCGCTCTCAGCTCGCTACCATCGTCCTGGCTGCACGGGAG GATCCTTTTGGCGTGGCGGTGGGAGGAACTCTGGGACATTGCCTCTGCACAGGCCTGGCTGTGGTTGGTGGAAGGATGGTGGCTCAGAAGATATCCGTCAGGACCG ttACGATCATCGGTGGAATCGTGTTTCTCGCCTTCGCTTTCTCGGCCCTCTTCATCAAGCCGGATACCGGATTCTGA
- the tmem165 gene encoding transmembrane protein 165 isoform X2: MKAPTGQPAAPVISPDEPSKGNLGFIHAFVAAISVIIVSELGDKTFFIAAIMAMRYNRLTVLAGAMLALGLMTCLSVLFGYATTIIPRIYTYYISTALFAIFGVRMLREGLRMSADEGQEELEEVQAEIKKKDEELQRYKLANGAPDVEAGSSAAASPQRKWHNFISPIFIQALSLTFLAEWGDRSQLATIVLAAREDPFGVAVGGTLGHCLCTGLAVVGGRMVAQKISVRTVTIIGGIVFLAFAFSALFIKPDTGF; encoded by the exons ATG AAAGCTCCAACCGGCCAACCTGCAGCTCCAGTCATCAGTCCAGACGAGCCGAGTAAAGGCAACCTGGGATTTATCCATGCGTTTGTGGCAGCAATTTCGGTCATCATCGTCTCCGAGCTGGGAGATAAGACTTTCTTCATTGCCGCTATCATGGCCATGCGATATAACCGTCTCACTGTTTTAGCAGGGGCCATGCTAGCTCTAGGTCTTATGACCTGCCTGTCAG TACTCTTTGGTTACGCCACCACCATTATCCCTCGGATCTACACTTACTACATCTCCACCGCACTGTTTGCCATCTTTGGTGTAAGGATGCTGAGAGAGGGGCTGAGGATGAGTGCTGATGAAGGCCAGGAGGAGCTTGAAGAGGTACAGGCTGAGATTAAGAAGAAAGATGAGGAG CTTCAGCGTTATAAACTGGCCAACGGGGCTCCCGATGTAGAGGCAGGTTCGTCGGCGGCCGCGTCGCCTCAGAGGAAGTGGCACAATTTTATCTCGCCCATCTTCATCCAggcactctcactcactttcctTGCCGAGTGGGGGGACCGCTCTCAGCTCGCTACCATCGTCCTGGCTGCACGGGAG GATCCTTTTGGCGTGGCGGTGGGAGGAACTCTGGGACATTGCCTCTGCACAGGCCTGGCTGTGGTTGGTGGAAGGATGGTGGCTCAGAAGATATCCGTCAGGACCG ttACGATCATCGGTGGAATCGTGTTTCTCGCCTTCGCTTTCTCGGCCCTCTTCATCAAGCCGGATACCGGATTCTGA
- the clocka gene encoding circadian locomoter output cycles protein kaput isoform X1: MTSSIDRDDSSIFDGLMEEDEKDKAKRVSRNKSEKKRRDQFNVLIKELGTMLPGNTRKMDKSTILQKSIDFLRKHKEIAAQSESSEIRQDWKPPFLSNEEFTQLMLEALDGFFLAIMTDGNIIYVSESVTSLLEHLPSDLVDQNLLNFLPLGEHSEVYKALSHTHILEGESLTPDYLKTKNQLEFCCHMLRGTIDPKEPPVYEYVKFIGNFKSLNTVPNSTRNGFEGVIQRSLRPSYEDRVCFIATVRLAKPQFIKEMCTVEEPNEEFTSRHSLEWKFLFLDHRAPPIIGYLPFEVLGTSGYDYYHVDDLETLAKCHEHLMQYGKGKSCYYRFLTKGQQWIWLQTHYYITYHQWNSRPEFIVCTHTVVSYAEVRAEQRRELGIEESPPEISADKSQDSGSESQLNTSSLKEALERFDQSRTPSASSRSSRKSSSHTAVSDPTSATQTKLQAEHSTPPRQSVSTIEKTSQRRSSISSQSMSSQTTGQTMSTCLVSQPQQPQHPQQPQQLQPTVQPVLQFSTQLDAMQHLKDQLEQRTRMIEANIQRQQEELRQIQDELQRVQGQGLQMFLQQGGGSLNIGSVQLAQGSSVQPGTALTMQGLVVPAGILQGNLTSTHTGTQHAVTPQTQSAQPQQNILREQTGTHTQSQRPSHTLQSPQGALPASLYNTMMISQPGQANVVQISTSLAQNSSSGTAVATFSQDRQLRFPAAPQLLTKLVTGPMACGAVMVPTTMFMGQVMTPFAPQQSQTQTISIGQQAPTASQEQQGQTPTGTQPQSQNQTPLNQTQFLQAPRLLHGNQSAQLILQAAFPLQQQNAFATTTQQQQQQVQHQLQQQQLASHRPDGMTDRSNAPPQ, translated from the exons GGATGACAGCAGTATCTTTGATGGTCTGATGGAAGAAGATGAGAAGGACAAAGCAAAACG AGTTTCCAGGAACAAGTCGGAAAAGAAGAGGCGAGACCAGTTCAATGTGCTCATCAAGGAGCTGGGCACCATGCTGCCGGGCAACACTCGCAAGATGGACAAATCCACCATTCTCCAGAAAAGCATCGACTTCCTGCGCAAGCACAAAG aaATTGCTGCTCAGTCGGAGTCGAGTGAGATTCGTCAGGACTGGAAGCCTCCGTTCCTCAGCAATGAGGAGTTTACACAGCTGATGTTAGAG GCCCTAGATGGCTTCTTCCTAGCCATTATGACAGACGGCAACATAATCTACGTGTCCGAAAGCGTCACCTCTTTACTAGAACATTTACCA tctgaCCTGGTGGACCAGAACCTGTTGAACTTTCTTCCATTGGGCGAACACTCTGAAGTGTACAAAGCCCtctcgcatacacacatactcgaAGGAGAGAGCCTCACACCGGACTACTTAAaga CAAAAAACCAGTTAGAGTTCTGCTGCCACATGCTCCGGGGCACCATCGACCCCAAAGAGCCTCCCGTCTACGAGTACGTCAAGTTTATCGGCAACTTCAAATCTCTCAACACCG TGCCTAACTCCACACGGAACGGATTCGAAGGTGTGATCCAGCGCTCGCTCAGGCCCTCGTATGAAGACCGCGTGTGTTTCATTGCTACTGTGAGGTTAGCCAAGCCTCAGTTTATCAAG GAGATGTGCACTGTGGAGGAACCCAATGAGGAGTTCACGTCCAGACACAGCTTAGAGTGGAAATTCCTTTTCCTGGACCACag GGCTCCACCTATCATAGGGTACCTGCCTTTTGAAGTTTTGGGCACGTCGGGGTATGATTACTATCACGTTGATGACTTGGAGACCCTTGCAAAGTGCCACGAACacc tgatGCAGTATGGGAAAGGGAAGTCGTGCTATTATCGCTTCTTGACCAAAGGGCAGCAGTGGATTTGGCTACAGACTCACTACTACATCACCTACCACCAGTGGAACTCTCGGCCCGAGTTCATCGTCTGCACACACACCGTTGTCAG CTATGCTGAGGTCAGGGCTGAGCAGCGCAGGGAGCTGGGCATCGAGGAGTCGCCTCCTGAGATCTCTGCAGACAAG TCTCAAGACTCAGGCTCTGAGTCTCAGTTGAACACCTCCAGCCTGAAGGAGGCACTGGAGCGCTTTGATCAAAGTCGAACGCCCTCGGCTTCCTCACGGAGCTCTCGGAAATCCTCCTCACACACCGCCGTGTCCGACCCCACCT cAGCCACCCAGACAAAGCTACAGGCAGAGCACAGTACACCACCCCGCCAATCTGTGTCCACTATTGAGAAGACATCTCAGCGCCGGTCATCTATCAgcagccag TCGATGAGCTCTCAGACCACGGGCCAGACCATGTCAACTTGTCTGGTGTCTCAGCCTCAGCAGCCTCAGCACCCACAGCAGCCTCAGCAGCTACAGCCCACTgtgcag ccAGTGCTGCAGTTCTCAACCCAGCTAGATGCCATGCAGCACCTAAAGGATCAGCTGGAGCAGCGCACACGCATGATCGAGGCAAACATCCAGAGGCAGCAGGAGGAGCTGCGACAAATTCAGGATGAACTTCAGAGGGTTCAGGGTCAGGGCTTACAG atgttccTACAGCAGGGTGGTGGTAGTCTGAACATCGGCTCGGTGCAGTTAGCTCAGGGTTCCTCTGTGCAGCCTGGCACTGCCCTGACCATGCAGGGGCTGGTGGTTCCTGCAGGAATCTTACAAGGCAACCTGACGtccacacacacgggcacacagcACGCCGTCACGCCACAGACACAGTCAGCTCAGCCACAGCAGAACATTCTCCGAGAGCagactggcacacacacacag TCCCAGAGGCCGTCCCACACCCTGCAGTCTCCTCAGGGAGCCCTGCCTGCATCTCTCTACAACACCATGATGATTTCGCAGCCTGGTCAAGCCAACGTGGTGCAGATCTCCACCAGTTTAGCCCAGAACAGCTCGAGTGGGACCGCCGTGGCCACCTTCTCTCAGGACCGCCAGCTACG atTCCCAGCAGCCCCTCAGCTCCTCACCAAGTTGGTGACGGGGCCCATGGCGTGTGGCGCCGTCATGGTGCCGACCACCATGTTTATGGGTCAGGTGATGACACCGTTTGCCCCACAGCAGAGTCAAACTCAGACCATTAGCATTGGACAGCAAGCACCCACAGCCTCACAGGAGCAGCAGGGCCAGACGCCGACCGGCACACAACCACAAAGCCAAAACCAGACTCCACTTAACCAGACTCAATTCCTCCAG GCACCTCGACTTCTTCACGGGAATCAGTCGGCGCAGCTGATCCTCCAGGCGGCGTTTCCTCTCCAGCAGCAGAACGCCTTCGCCACAACcacacaacagcagcagcagcaggttcAGCATCagttacagcagcagcagctggcTTCTCATAGGCCAGACGGTATGACTGACCGCTCCAACGCCCCGCCCCAGTAA
- the clocka gene encoding circadian locomoter output cycles protein kaput isoform X2, translating to MTSSIDRDDSSIFDGLMEEDEKDKAKRVSRNKSEKKRRDQFNVLIKELGTMLPGNTRKMDKSTILQKSIDFLRKHKEIAAQSESSEIRQDWKPPFLSNEEFTQLMLEALDGFFLAIMTDGNIIYVSESVTSLLEHLPSDLVDQNLLNFLPLGEHSEVYKALSHTHILEGESLTPDYLKTKNQLEFCCHMLRGTIDPKEPPVYEYVKFIGNFKSLNTVPNSTRNGFEGVIQRSLRPSYEDRVCFIATVRLAKPQFIKEMCTVEEPNEEFTSRHSLEWKFLFLDHRAPPIIGYLPFEVLGTSGYDYYHVDDLETLAKCHEHLMQYGKGKSCYYRFLTKGQQWIWLQTHYYITYHQWNSRPEFIVCTHTVVSYAEVRAEQRRELGIEESPPEISADKSQDSGSESQLNTSSLKEALERFDQSRTPSASSRSSRKSSSHTAVSDPTSTQTKLQAEHSTPPRQSVSTIEKTSQRRSSISSQSMSSQTTGQTMSTCLVSQPQQPQHPQQPQQLQPTVQPVLQFSTQLDAMQHLKDQLEQRTRMIEANIQRQQEELRQIQDELQRVQGQGLQMFLQQGGGSLNIGSVQLAQGSSVQPGTALTMQGLVVPAGILQGNLTSTHTGTQHAVTPQTQSAQPQQNILREQTGTHTQSQRPSHTLQSPQGALPASLYNTMMISQPGQANVVQISTSLAQNSSSGTAVATFSQDRQLRFPAAPQLLTKLVTGPMACGAVMVPTTMFMGQVMTPFAPQQSQTQTISIGQQAPTASQEQQGQTPTGTQPQSQNQTPLNQTQFLQAPRLLHGNQSAQLILQAAFPLQQQNAFATTTQQQQQQVQHQLQQQQLASHRPDGMTDRSNAPPQ from the exons GGATGACAGCAGTATCTTTGATGGTCTGATGGAAGAAGATGAGAAGGACAAAGCAAAACG AGTTTCCAGGAACAAGTCGGAAAAGAAGAGGCGAGACCAGTTCAATGTGCTCATCAAGGAGCTGGGCACCATGCTGCCGGGCAACACTCGCAAGATGGACAAATCCACCATTCTCCAGAAAAGCATCGACTTCCTGCGCAAGCACAAAG aaATTGCTGCTCAGTCGGAGTCGAGTGAGATTCGTCAGGACTGGAAGCCTCCGTTCCTCAGCAATGAGGAGTTTACACAGCTGATGTTAGAG GCCCTAGATGGCTTCTTCCTAGCCATTATGACAGACGGCAACATAATCTACGTGTCCGAAAGCGTCACCTCTTTACTAGAACATTTACCA tctgaCCTGGTGGACCAGAACCTGTTGAACTTTCTTCCATTGGGCGAACACTCTGAAGTGTACAAAGCCCtctcgcatacacacatactcgaAGGAGAGAGCCTCACACCGGACTACTTAAaga CAAAAAACCAGTTAGAGTTCTGCTGCCACATGCTCCGGGGCACCATCGACCCCAAAGAGCCTCCCGTCTACGAGTACGTCAAGTTTATCGGCAACTTCAAATCTCTCAACACCG TGCCTAACTCCACACGGAACGGATTCGAAGGTGTGATCCAGCGCTCGCTCAGGCCCTCGTATGAAGACCGCGTGTGTTTCATTGCTACTGTGAGGTTAGCCAAGCCTCAGTTTATCAAG GAGATGTGCACTGTGGAGGAACCCAATGAGGAGTTCACGTCCAGACACAGCTTAGAGTGGAAATTCCTTTTCCTGGACCACag GGCTCCACCTATCATAGGGTACCTGCCTTTTGAAGTTTTGGGCACGTCGGGGTATGATTACTATCACGTTGATGACTTGGAGACCCTTGCAAAGTGCCACGAACacc tgatGCAGTATGGGAAAGGGAAGTCGTGCTATTATCGCTTCTTGACCAAAGGGCAGCAGTGGATTTGGCTACAGACTCACTACTACATCACCTACCACCAGTGGAACTCTCGGCCCGAGTTCATCGTCTGCACACACACCGTTGTCAG CTATGCTGAGGTCAGGGCTGAGCAGCGCAGGGAGCTGGGCATCGAGGAGTCGCCTCCTGAGATCTCTGCAGACAAG TCTCAAGACTCAGGCTCTGAGTCTCAGTTGAACACCTCCAGCCTGAAGGAGGCACTGGAGCGCTTTGATCAAAGTCGAACGCCCTCGGCTTCCTCACGGAGCTCTCGGAAATCCTCCTCACACACCGCCGTGTCCGACCCCACCT CCACCCAGACAAAGCTACAGGCAGAGCACAGTACACCACCCCGCCAATCTGTGTCCACTATTGAGAAGACATCTCAGCGCCGGTCATCTATCAgcagccag TCGATGAGCTCTCAGACCACGGGCCAGACCATGTCAACTTGTCTGGTGTCTCAGCCTCAGCAGCCTCAGCACCCACAGCAGCCTCAGCAGCTACAGCCCACTgtgcag ccAGTGCTGCAGTTCTCAACCCAGCTAGATGCCATGCAGCACCTAAAGGATCAGCTGGAGCAGCGCACACGCATGATCGAGGCAAACATCCAGAGGCAGCAGGAGGAGCTGCGACAAATTCAGGATGAACTTCAGAGGGTTCAGGGTCAGGGCTTACAG atgttccTACAGCAGGGTGGTGGTAGTCTGAACATCGGCTCGGTGCAGTTAGCTCAGGGTTCCTCTGTGCAGCCTGGCACTGCCCTGACCATGCAGGGGCTGGTGGTTCCTGCAGGAATCTTACAAGGCAACCTGACGtccacacacacgggcacacagcACGCCGTCACGCCACAGACACAGTCAGCTCAGCCACAGCAGAACATTCTCCGAGAGCagactggcacacacacacag TCCCAGAGGCCGTCCCACACCCTGCAGTCTCCTCAGGGAGCCCTGCCTGCATCTCTCTACAACACCATGATGATTTCGCAGCCTGGTCAAGCCAACGTGGTGCAGATCTCCACCAGTTTAGCCCAGAACAGCTCGAGTGGGACCGCCGTGGCCACCTTCTCTCAGGACCGCCAGCTACG atTCCCAGCAGCCCCTCAGCTCCTCACCAAGTTGGTGACGGGGCCCATGGCGTGTGGCGCCGTCATGGTGCCGACCACCATGTTTATGGGTCAGGTGATGACACCGTTTGCCCCACAGCAGAGTCAAACTCAGACCATTAGCATTGGACAGCAAGCACCCACAGCCTCACAGGAGCAGCAGGGCCAGACGCCGACCGGCACACAACCACAAAGCCAAAACCAGACTCCACTTAACCAGACTCAATTCCTCCAG GCACCTCGACTTCTTCACGGGAATCAGTCGGCGCAGCTGATCCTCCAGGCGGCGTTTCCTCTCCAGCAGCAGAACGCCTTCGCCACAACcacacaacagcagcagcagcaggttcAGCATCagttacagcagcagcagctggcTTCTCATAGGCCAGACGGTATGACTGACCGCTCCAACGCCCCGCCCCAGTAA